A part of Desulfomicrobium baculatum DSM 4028 genomic DNA contains:
- a CDS encoding phenylacetate--CoA ligase family protein has translation MDRTQGFYHDLETESESVRTNRQWQTIQAVVEKALSFEGEFRERLASVGIVADEIRSLDDFTSIPVLRKKDLSRLQREKGLSWFLSRAPGRLSRIYQSPGPIYDPEGRGADYWGWAEAFFAAGVRDGDLAQMTFSYHLTPAGLMLEEPLRALGCAVIPAGPGNSAVQLQLMQELPVTVFVGMTSFLKSLGEKAREKGSDPKKDFGLKVGFVAAERLTESLRTEVQEMFGMIIRQGYGTADVGCIAYECRELGGMHLSNRCFVELCDPATGRPVPTGELGEVVVTPFSPDYPLIRLATGDLSRLSDFPCACGRTTPKLQGILGRVDDTAKVRGQFIYPAQVAQAMSRFPQILRHQVVVGNPGGKETLTLRIETNGPADPGAVGAGFQEVIKLRPVVVTLGLGETIPEGAPALVDERTYD, from the coding sequence ATGGACAGAACACAGGGCTTTTATCATGACCTTGAGACCGAATCCGAATCCGTAAGGACGAACAGGCAGTGGCAAACCATCCAGGCCGTGGTCGAAAAGGCGTTGTCCTTCGAGGGGGAATTCCGGGAACGTCTGGCCTCGGTGGGCATCGTGGCGGACGAGATCCGTTCCTTGGACGATTTCACCTCCATCCCCGTGCTGCGCAAGAAGGACCTGTCACGGTTGCAGCGTGAGAAAGGGTTGTCCTGGTTTCTGTCTCGCGCTCCCGGCCGGCTTTCACGCATTTACCAGTCCCCCGGCCCCATTTACGATCCCGAGGGACGGGGCGCGGACTACTGGGGCTGGGCCGAAGCCTTCTTTGCTGCGGGCGTCCGCGACGGGGACCTGGCGCAGATGACGTTTAGCTACCACCTCACCCCGGCCGGGCTGATGCTCGAAGAACCCCTGCGCGCACTGGGTTGCGCGGTGATACCGGCCGGCCCCGGCAACTCGGCCGTGCAGCTGCAGCTCATGCAGGAACTGCCCGTGACCGTCTTCGTGGGCATGACCAGTTTTCTCAAATCGCTGGGAGAAAAGGCTCGGGAAAAAGGGTCCGATCCCAAAAAAGACTTTGGCCTCAAGGTCGGATTCGTTGCCGCCGAACGCCTGACCGAGAGCCTGCGCACGGAAGTGCAGGAAATGTTCGGCATGATCATTCGTCAGGGCTACGGCACGGCCGATGTGGGCTGCATCGCCTACGAATGCCGGGAGCTCGGCGGCATGCATCTCTCGAACCGCTGCTTCGTGGAACTCTGCGACCCGGCCACCGGACGGCCCGTGCCCACGGGAGAACTCGGTGAAGTGGTGGTTACGCCGTTCTCCCCGGACTATCCCCTGATTCGTCTGGCCACCGGAGACCTGTCGCGCCTTTCCGACTTTCCCTGCGCCTGCGGCCGCACAACGCCAAAGCTGCAGGGGATTCTCGGACGGGTGGACGACACCGCCAAGGTCCGCGGGCAATTCATCTATCCCGCCCAGGTCGCGCAGGCCATGAGCCGGTTCCCGCAGATTCTGCGCCATCAGGTGGTTGTCGGCAATCCCGGCGGCAAGGAGACCCTGACCCTGCGCATCGAAACCAATGGACCGGCGGACCCCGGCGCCGTTGGCGCGGGTTTTCAGGAGGTGATCAAGCTGCGGCCGGTCGTGGTGACTCTCGGCCTGGGAGAAACCATCCCGGAAGGGGCCCCGGCTCTTGTTGACGAACGCACATACGACTAG
- a CDS encoding ABC transporter ATP-binding protein, producing the protein MNILQVMNLEVVYNDVVLVLKGLSLDVTAGSITTLLGANGAGKSTTLKAISGLLAGENGKVTSGSILYDGMETVRLVPEKLVRAGVFQVMEGRRIFEDLTVEENLRCGGYTQPARLFAHNSEKVYAYFPRLKERRHQLAGYMSGGEQQMLAIGRAVMANPKLLLLDEPSLGLAPLLVEEIFDIVRRINTTEGVSVLLVEQNARMALSLADFGYIMENGRIVMDGKGEDLLRNPDVQEFYLGLGHGGEKRSYHDVKHYRRRKRWLG; encoded by the coding sequence ATGAATATCCTCCAAGTCATGAACCTGGAAGTGGTCTACAATGATGTGGTCCTGGTTTTGAAAGGCCTGTCCCTGGACGTGACCGCAGGCAGCATCACCACGCTCCTCGGCGCCAACGGCGCGGGCAAGTCCACCACTTTAAAAGCCATCTCCGGGCTCCTGGCCGGGGAGAACGGCAAGGTCACCTCCGGGTCCATCCTCTATGACGGCATGGAGACGGTCCGCCTTGTCCCGGAAAAGCTGGTCCGGGCCGGGGTTTTTCAGGTCATGGAGGGACGCCGCATCTTCGAGGACCTGACCGTGGAGGAGAATCTGCGCTGCGGAGGCTACACCCAACCCGCACGCCTTTTTGCGCACAACTCCGAAAAGGTGTACGCGTATTTCCCGAGACTTAAAGAACGGCGCCATCAGCTAGCGGGCTACATGTCCGGCGGCGAACAGCAGATGCTGGCCATCGGCCGAGCGGTCATGGCCAACCCCAAACTGCTGCTGCTGGATGAACCGTCCCTGGGCCTTGCGCCTTTGCTGGTGGAGGAGATCTTCGACATCGTGCGCAGGATCAACACGACCGAAGGGGTCAGCGTGCTGCTGGTGGAGCAGAACGCGCGCATGGCCCTGTCCCTGGCCGACTTCGGATACATCATGGAGAACGGCCGCATCGTCATGGACGGCAAGGGCGAGGACCTGCTCCGGAATCCCGACGTGCAGGAATTTTATCTCGGGCTTGGACACGGCGGAGAAAAACGCAGCTATCACGACGTGAAGCACTACAGACGAAGAAAACGCTGGCTCGGCTGA
- a CDS encoding AMP-binding protein: MTAPYETTLPRLLLENSRNRPGRTALREKSFGIWQPFSYAQYWTITAEFAAGMKALGLGRGDIIVIIGDNRPEWLWAQLAIQGLGGVSLGLYQDSPGEEIGYVFELSKARLVVAEDQEQVDKILSIKDSLPLLEYIVYHDSKGLIGYDRSGLKSFDEIRALGKERAHEFESWIKGVSPDDTALIATTSGSTGRPKLAMLSHKNLLSMAWNLGQSDPKRDSDEFVSFLPLAWMGEQMMAVSSALLFGFCVNFPEEPDTVQENIREIGPHLIFSPPRVWENMAAKVRVRIMETTRFKRFLFNTFMPIGLKYADAVLRGETPSAGLRMANKLADWGLFRALRDRLGFSRVRSASTGGAPLGPDTFTFFHAMGVNLKQIYGQTEIAGISCIHRDGAVSFESVGEPIAGTEIRISEDGEILSRSAAVFKGYLGNDAATAETITDGWLRSGDAGFFKDNGQLVIIDRLSDVMTTGKGVRFSPQFIENKLKFSTYVQEAVVLGHEREFITAIICLDGDIAGRWAESKGLTYTTYQDLAAKPELYDLIESEIRSINPSLQPGTEVTRFALLFKELDADDGELTRTRKIRRKVINERYVELIAALYDGTDNTDLCIAITYQDGSHREMTGAICIRDIRQQ; the protein is encoded by the coding sequence ATGACCGCTCCGTACGAAACCACCCTCCCGAGGCTGCTCCTCGAAAACAGCCGCAACCGTCCCGGCCGCACGGCCCTGCGCGAAAAAAGCTTCGGCATCTGGCAGCCCTTTTCCTATGCCCAGTACTGGACCATCACCGCCGAATTCGCGGCGGGCATGAAGGCCCTGGGCCTGGGCCGGGGCGACATCATCGTCATCATCGGCGACAACCGCCCCGAGTGGCTCTGGGCGCAGCTGGCCATCCAGGGTCTGGGCGGCGTGTCTCTCGGGCTGTATCAGGATTCGCCGGGAGAAGAGATCGGCTACGTGTTCGAACTCTCGAAGGCCCGCCTGGTGGTGGCCGAGGATCAGGAACAGGTCGACAAAATCCTGTCCATCAAAGACTCCCTGCCGCTCCTCGAATACATCGTCTATCACGACTCCAAGGGCCTGATCGGGTACGACAGGTCGGGGCTCAAATCCTTCGACGAAATCCGCGCTCTGGGCAAAGAGCGGGCGCACGAATTCGAGAGCTGGATAAAGGGCGTCTCCCCGGACGACACGGCGCTCATCGCCACCACCTCAGGCTCCACCGGTCGGCCCAAGCTGGCCATGCTCTCGCACAAAAACCTCCTCTCCATGGCCTGGAACCTCGGCCAGTCCGATCCAAAGCGCGATTCCGACGAGTTCGTGTCCTTCCTGCCCCTGGCCTGGATGGGCGAACAGATGATGGCCGTGTCCTCAGCCCTGTTGTTCGGATTCTGCGTCAATTTCCCCGAAGAGCCGGACACCGTGCAGGAGAACATCCGCGAGATAGGGCCGCACCTCATCTTCTCGCCGCCACGGGTCTGGGAGAACATGGCCGCCAAGGTCCGGGTGCGCATCATGGAGACCACCCGCTTCAAGCGTTTTCTCTTCAATACGTTCATGCCCATCGGCCTGAAATACGCAGACGCGGTGCTACGCGGCGAGACGCCTTCGGCGGGACTGCGCATGGCCAACAAGCTGGCCGACTGGGGCCTCTTCCGGGCGCTGCGGGACCGGCTCGGCTTTTCACGGGTGCGCTCAGCCTCCACGGGCGGAGCACCGCTCGGCCCTGACACCTTCACCTTTTTTCACGCCATGGGCGTGAACCTGAAGCAGATTTACGGCCAGACCGAGATCGCGGGCATCTCCTGCATCCACCGCGACGGCGCGGTCAGCTTCGAGTCCGTGGGAGAGCCCATTGCCGGAACCGAGATCCGCATCTCCGAGGACGGCGAGATCCTGTCCAGAAGCGCCGCCGTATTCAAAGGCTATCTCGGCAACGACGCCGCCACCGCCGAGACCATCACGGACGGCTGGCTGCGTTCGGGCGATGCCGGGTTCTTCAAGGACAACGGTCAGCTCGTCATCATCGACCGCCTCTCCGACGTCATGACCACGGGCAAGGGCGTGCGTTTCTCGCCGCAGTTCATCGAGAACAAGCTCAAGTTCTCGACCTATGTGCAGGAAGCCGTGGTCCTCGGACACGAACGCGAGTTCATCACCGCCATCATCTGCCTAGACGGGGACATCGCCGGCCGCTGGGCCGAGTCCAAGGGCCTGACCTACACCACCTACCAGGATCTGGCGGCCAAGCCCGAGCTCTACGACCTGATCGAGTCCGAAATCCGGAGCATCAACCCGTCCCTGCAACCCGGCACCGAGGTGACGCGCTTCGCCCTGCTCTTCAAGGAACTCGACGCCGACGACGGCGAACTGACCCGCACGAGGAAGATCCGGCGCAAAGTCATCAATGAGCGCTACGTGGAGCTGATCGCCGCGCTGTACGACGGCACGGACAACACGGACCTGTGCATCGCCATCACCTACCAGGACGGCTCGCACCGCGAGATGACGGGCGCGATCTGCATCCGCGACATCCGGCAACAGTAA
- a CDS encoding ABC transporter ATP-binding protein: protein MNGSSPLLAVQEVTLTFKNVAALSRVSCSVQKGSITSLIGPNGAGKTSMLNCISGRYTPTKGTIRMGDRELSGVPAHKRTSFGLARTFQNIALFRGLSVLDNLMVGRHSRLDYGLLASIFYLGKARAEEDRHRLRVEEIIDFLNLSPYRHQIAGHLPYGVQKKVELGRALAAEPELLLLDEPMAGMNLEETEDMARSILDINEEWGVTVFLVEHDMGVVMDLSDHVIVLDFGRVLASGTPEAIQNNPKVISAYLGDDDALYKGR from the coding sequence ATGAATGGCAGTAGTCCCCTGCTCGCGGTGCAGGAGGTCACCCTGACCTTCAAGAACGTGGCCGCCCTGTCCCGGGTGTCGTGCAGCGTACAAAAGGGCAGCATCACCTCGCTCATCGGCCCCAACGGCGCGGGCAAGACCAGCATGCTCAACTGCATCTCCGGCCGCTACACCCCGACCAAGGGCACGATCCGCATGGGCGACCGCGAACTCTCCGGCGTGCCCGCGCACAAGCGCACCAGCTTCGGCCTGGCCCGCACCTTCCAGAACATCGCCTTGTTCCGGGGCCTCTCGGTTCTCGACAACCTCATGGTCGGCCGCCATTCCCGCCTTGATTACGGACTGCTGGCCTCCATCTTCTACCTCGGCAAGGCCAGGGCCGAAGAGGATCGCCATCGGCTGCGGGTGGAGGAGATCATCGATTTTCTGAACCTCTCCCCCTACCGCCATCAAATCGCCGGACACCTGCCCTACGGCGTGCAGAAGAAGGTCGAGCTGGGCCGCGCCCTGGCCGCCGAACCGGAACTGCTGCTGCTCGACGAACCCATGGCGGGCATGAACCTGGAAGAGACCGAGGACATGGCCCGCTCCATCCTCGACATCAACGAGGAGTGGGGCGTGACCGTCTTTCTGGTCGAGCACGACATGGGCGTGGTCATGGACCTCTCGGACCATGTCATCGTGCTCGACTTCGGCCGGGTGCTGGCCAGCGGAACGCCGGAAGCCATCCAGAACAATCCCAAGGTCATCAGCGCCTATCTCGGCGATGATGACGCGCTCTATAAGGGACGCTAA
- a CDS encoding branched-chain amino acid ABC transporter permease: MSMHKCGLFYTTYAREDGLFPSKFQKTCLALFFAALLACPQFLDSYVMSILNLILIAVIGAVSLNLLTGVCGQMSLGHGAFVGVGAYGAAVLSNLGVPFFLALLGGGAVAAMVGMIFGIPSLRLKGIYLAISTLAAQLILEYVFLHAGSLTGGANGLPVNAPEIMGYSFDTDSKIFYLILLVTVLCVLVVTNVIRTRPGRAFVAIRDYHQSAENVGVNLFAFKLQAFGLSSFLAGIAGGLWAHYTMYITPEQFSMGLSISYLAMIIIGGMGSVLGSIFGAIFITLLPEMLNLLTTSLGGIAPDLSAIIVPMKEGVFGLMLVLFLIFEPEGLARKWRLTKAYWKLFPFAY; the protein is encoded by the coding sequence ATGAGCATGCACAAATGCGGTCTCTTCTACACGACCTACGCCCGCGAGGACGGACTATTCCCCTCGAAGTTCCAGAAGACATGTCTGGCCCTATTTTTCGCGGCGCTGCTGGCCTGCCCGCAGTTTCTGGACTCCTACGTCATGTCCATCCTGAACCTGATCCTCATCGCGGTCATCGGGGCGGTCTCCCTGAACCTGTTGACCGGCGTCTGCGGCCAGATGTCGCTCGGGCACGGAGCCTTCGTCGGCGTGGGCGCCTACGGCGCGGCGGTGCTGTCCAACCTGGGCGTGCCCTTTTTCCTGGCCCTGCTCGGCGGGGGGGCGGTGGCGGCCATGGTCGGCATGATCTTCGGCATCCCGTCGCTGCGCCTGAAGGGCATCTATCTTGCCATCTCCACCCTGGCCGCCCAGCTCATCCTCGAATACGTCTTCCTGCACGCAGGCAGCCTGACCGGCGGAGCCAACGGCCTGCCCGTCAATGCGCCGGAAATCATGGGCTATTCCTTTGATACCGACTCCAAGATCTTCTACCTCATCCTGCTCGTGACCGTGCTGTGCGTCCTGGTCGTGACCAACGTGATCCGCACCCGGCCGGGACGGGCCTTCGTGGCCATCCGCGACTACCACCAGTCCGCCGAGAACGTTGGGGTCAACCTGTTCGCCTTCAAGCTGCAGGCCTTCGGGCTGAGCTCCTTTCTGGCCGGCATCGCCGGGGGGCTCTGGGCGCACTACACCATGTACATCACCCCGGAGCAGTTCTCCATGGGGCTGTCCATCAGCTATCTGGCCATGATCATCATCGGCGGCATGGGCTCGGTGCTGGGGTCCATCTTCGGGGCCATCTTCATCACCCTGCTCCCTGAAATGCTGAATCTCCTGACCACGTCCCTGGGGGGCATCGCCCCGGACTTAAGCGCCATCATCGTGCCCATGAAGGAAGGGGTCTTCGGGCTCATGCTGGTGCTTTTTCTCATCTTCGAACCAGAAGGCCTGGCCCGCAAATGGAGGCTGACCAAGGCCTATTGGAAGCTGTTCCCCTTTGCATATTAA
- a CDS encoding branched-chain amino acid ABC transporter permease, translating into MEYYLQLIINGLVVGSIYSLVALGFVIIFKATKVVNFAQGELVMVGAYVCFSLTVQYQLPFLVSFLLTLVFSIALAILVERLILRPLIGEPIISVIMVTIGLSSMLKSFVQMTWGTQIQVFPPILPQEPYMLLGLPIAPVYVAAFGLSILLFGVFTLFFKYSSLGIAMRATAFDQQAAQSMGIGIKSIFALSWCIAAVVSSIGGIILGNINGINAQLGHLGLKVFPAVILGGLDSLLGAALGGLIIGVLENICEGAAKDLFGLGGFKEVASFAILVIILMIKPYGLFGTKEIERV; encoded by the coding sequence ATGGAATATTATCTCCAACTCATCATCAACGGCCTGGTGGTCGGCTCCATCTACAGCCTGGTGGCGCTGGGCTTTGTCATCATTTTCAAGGCGACCAAGGTCGTCAACTTCGCCCAAGGCGAGCTGGTCATGGTCGGGGCCTATGTCTGCTTCTCCCTGACCGTGCAGTACCAGCTGCCGTTTCTGGTCTCGTTCCTCCTGACGCTGGTCTTTTCCATCGCCCTGGCCATCCTCGTGGAGCGCCTCATACTGCGGCCGCTCATCGGAGAACCCATCATCTCCGTGATCATGGTCACCATCGGGCTCTCGTCCATGCTCAAATCCTTCGTGCAAATGACCTGGGGCACCCAGATCCAGGTCTTTCCGCCCATCCTGCCCCAGGAACCCTACATGCTCTTGGGGCTGCCCATCGCCCCGGTCTATGTGGCGGCCTTCGGCCTCTCGATCCTGCTCTTCGGGGTCTTCACCCTCTTCTTCAAGTATTCGTCCCTTGGCATCGCCATGCGGGCCACGGCCTTCGACCAGCAGGCGGCGCAGTCCATGGGCATCGGCATCAAATCCATCTTCGCCCTGTCGTGGTGCATCGCGGCCGTGGTTTCAAGCATCGGCGGCATCATCCTCGGCAACATCAACGGCATCAACGCGCAGCTCGGGCACCTTGGTCTCAAGGTCTTCCCGGCCGTGATCCTGGGAGGTCTCGACAGCCTGCTCGGCGCGGCGCTGGGGGGGCTCATCATCGGGGTGCTGGAGAACATCTGCGAAGGCGCGGCCAAGGATCTTTTTGGTCTGGGCGGCTTCAAGGAGGTAGCCTCCTTTGCGATCCTGGTGATCATCCTCATGATCAAACCCTACGGACTGTTCGGAACCAAGGAGATTGAACGGGTATGA
- a CDS encoding CBS domain-containing protein: protein MFVGLKMLKNFIAMPPEALVEDAQRLMDEQQLWMLFVVKGGKLVGYVRTEDISAAMPSLVTGLDKHEINYLLSKLTVSRIMRTDITPVTPETEIETAAMLMHAKNLAGLAVVNPDGDLIGYINRTVMLEVLAEEMGFGQGGSRIVFEVVDRPGVLKEVSGIIDAMGYSIISTGTFTHKERRMVVIRVDTPNPSSIAAALQKTGYDVVGPEDFKHEWQ, encoded by the coding sequence ATGTTTGTCGGGCTCAAAATGCTAAAGAATTTCATAGCGATGCCGCCGGAAGCACTGGTCGAGGACGCGCAGCGGCTCATGGACGAGCAGCAACTCTGGATGCTGTTCGTGGTCAAGGGCGGAAAACTGGTCGGATACGTTCGCACCGAAGACATCAGCGCGGCCATGCCTTCGCTCGTGACGGGACTGGACAAGCACGAGATCAACTACCTCCTGTCCAAACTGACCGTCAGCCGGATCATGCGCACGGACATCACCCCCGTCACCCCCGAAACGGAAATCGAGACCGCCGCCATGCTCATGCACGCCAAGAACCTGGCCGGACTCGCCGTGGTCAACCCGGACGGCGATCTCATCGGCTACATCAACCGCACGGTCATGCTCGAAGTGCTGGCCGAGGAGATGGGCTTCGGCCAGGGCGGTTCGCGTATCGTCTTCGAGGTCGTGGACAGGCCCGGCGTGCTCAAGGAAGTCTCGGGCATCATCGACGCCATGGGCTACTCCATCATCTCCACCGGGACATTTACCCACAAGGAACGCCGCATGGTCGTCATCCGCGTGGACACGCCCAATCCATCATCCATTGCGGCAGCATTGCAGAAAACCGGATACGATGTGGTCGGGCCCGAGGATTTCAAGCATGAATGGCAGTAG
- a CDS encoding ABC transporter substrate-binding protein, whose amino-acid sequence MKKLLVLTVLALVASISTASAAYKVGLLSDLTGPTSSVGAPYADGIKAYVAWLNDNGGIAGEPVELIQVDYAYNVQQALAAYKRFTSSGIVAMQGWGTGDTEALVKFVAKDKIPVFSASYSAHLMDPAKAPYNFTAAPDYSTQGRAGLKYLRESWKEERAPKLAFVFPDNPYGSVPIPAMKEYAAELGFEIVGQENVDLKAIDATPQLLSLKKVEPDFVWTGGTTPSTAVIMKDAQKLGMTCTFLTNIWSSDENIFKLAGDAANGHFGLQGGVIYGQDVPGMKIIRELTKEEPQMTHYVRGFVSAMVMCEGMKMAKATGEVTGESIKAALETMRDFDPQGLAPAISYFADDHRPNLSVNITAFTGGKLEFVKTETLERKKEWLGH is encoded by the coding sequence ATGAAAAAGCTTCTTGTTCTGACCGTCCTGGCTCTCGTCGCCAGCATCAGCACGGCATCGGCCGCCTACAAGGTGGGCCTTCTGTCCGACCTGACCGGCCCCACGTCCAGCGTGGGCGCACCCTACGCCGACGGCATCAAGGCCTATGTCGCCTGGCTGAACGACAACGGCGGCATCGCGGGCGAGCCCGTTGAACTGATCCAGGTTGACTACGCCTACAACGTGCAGCAGGCCCTGGCCGCCTACAAGCGCTTCACTTCCAGCGGCATCGTGGCCATGCAGGGCTGGGGCACGGGCGACACCGAGGCGCTGGTCAAATTCGTGGCCAAGGACAAGATCCCGGTCTTCTCGGCCTCCTACTCCGCACACCTGATGGACCCGGCCAAGGCGCCCTACAACTTCACCGCGGCTCCCGACTATTCGACCCAGGGCCGAGCCGGTCTCAAATATCTGCGCGAGTCCTGGAAGGAAGAACGCGCCCCCAAGCTGGCCTTCGTTTTTCCGGACAACCCATACGGCTCCGTGCCCATCCCGGCCATGAAAGAATATGCCGCCGAACTCGGCTTTGAGATCGTGGGCCAGGAAAACGTGGATTTGAAAGCCATCGACGCCACGCCGCAGCTCTTGAGCCTCAAGAAGGTCGAACCGGACTTCGTCTGGACCGGCGGCACCACCCCGTCCACGGCCGTGATCATGAAGGACGCGCAGAAGCTCGGCATGACCTGCACCTTTTTGACCAACATCTGGAGCAGCGACGAGAACATCTTCAAGCTGGCCGGCGACGCCGCCAACGGGCACTTCGGCCTGCAGGGCGGCGTCATCTACGGTCAAGACGTGCCCGGCATGAAAATCATCCGCGAACTGACCAAGGAAGAGCCGCAGATGACCCACTACGTGCGCGGCTTCGTGTCCGCCATGGTCATGTGCGAGGGCATGAAAATGGCCAAGGCGACGGGTGAAGTTACGGGCGAAAGCATCAAGGCAGCCCTTGAGACCATGCGCGATTTCGATCCGCAGGGGCTCGCCCCGGCCATCAGCTACTTTGCCGATGACCACCGCCCGAACCTGTCCGTGAACATCACCGCCTTTACGGGCGGCAAGCTTGAATTCGTCAAGACCGAGACCCTGGAACGCAAAAAGGAATGGCTGGGACATTAA
- a CDS encoding DUF134 domain-containing protein: MGRRRKCRFVADVPAVTVFKPVGVPMGRLHGVVLGLDGFEAMRLVDGEGMSQEEAASRMRVSRPTLCRILGEARTQVARALSRGWALRIDVDGEHTVTGADFEEMTPCCLRGKSCARGTEQTQGERSCRDEQDKAVAEDEARVDADRAVRAADAAGGVRVAEPEPVSREEPEPVLAPREEPGRGACVATDPA, from the coding sequence ATGGGGCGCAGGAGAAAATGCAGATTTGTGGCCGATGTGCCTGCCGTGACGGTTTTCAAGCCGGTGGGAGTGCCCATGGGGCGGTTGCACGGCGTGGTGCTGGGGCTCGATGGTTTCGAGGCCATGCGGCTGGTGGACGGCGAAGGGATGAGCCAGGAAGAGGCCGCCTCCCGCATGCGGGTTTCCCGGCCGACCCTGTGCCGTATTCTGGGAGAGGCCAGGACCCAGGTGGCGCGTGCGCTCTCGCGCGGCTGGGCTTTGCGCATCGATGTTGATGGAGAGCACACCGTGACGGGTGCGGACTTTGAGGAAATGACTCCGTGTTGCCTGCGCGGCAAGAGCTGCGCCAGGGGTACGGAGCAAACGCAAGGAGAAAGGTCATGCCGGGACGAACAGGACAAGGCGGTGGCGGAGGACGAGGCCAGGGTGGACGCGGACAGGGCGGTCAGGGCGGCGGATGCCGCGGGAGGCGTCCGGGTTGCGGAACCGGAGCCGGTGTCCAGGGAGGAGCCGGAGCCGGTGCTGGCGCCAAGGGAGGAGCCGGGCAGGGGCGCGTGCGTCGCGACGGATCCTGCTTGA